One Methylosarcina fibrata AML-C10 DNA segment encodes these proteins:
- the folP gene encoding dihydropteroate synthase: MFSQSDKPLIMGILNVTPDSFSDGGNFLSVNAALRQAQLMVAQGADIIDIGGESTRPGSSPINPQEQIRRVVPVIEEIRLRMGSNVRISIDTTRSEVARAALMAGANMINDVSAGQDDRALLSVAAHFEVPVVLMHKQGDPKTMQMNPYYDDVVQEVIQTLEERIEEALRAGIPRHRIFLDPGIGFGKRKQDNFDLLAHLDAIVALGFPVLLGTSRKQFMGALCHVNAPSELVTATAVTTALGVMAGVRVFRVHDVKENRQAADVAWAIKQSR, encoded by the coding sequence ATGTTCAGCCAATCCGATAAACCGCTCATTATGGGGATATTAAACGTTACCCCGGACAGTTTTTCAGACGGGGGCAACTTTTTATCCGTGAATGCCGCTCTGCGTCAAGCGCAACTGATGGTGGCGCAAGGCGCCGATATTATCGATATCGGCGGAGAATCGACCCGTCCCGGCTCCAGCCCGATCAATCCGCAGGAACAGATTCGCCGGGTCGTGCCGGTCATTGAAGAAATCAGGCTCCGCATGGGCAGCAACGTCAGGATCAGCATCGATACCACCCGGTCCGAAGTGGCCAGAGCCGCGCTGATGGCCGGAGCCAACATGATCAACGACGTTTCGGCCGGACAGGACGATCGCGCCTTGTTGTCCGTGGCTGCCCATTTCGAAGTGCCGGTCGTATTGATGCACAAACAGGGCGATCCCAAAACCATGCAGATGAATCCTTATTATGACGACGTCGTGCAGGAAGTCATACAAACGTTGGAGGAACGCATTGAGGAAGCGCTGCGGGCGGGAATCCCGCGTCATAGAATCTTTCTCGATCCGGGCATCGGTTTCGGCAAACGAAAACAGGACAATTTCGATCTGCTGGCGCATCTGGATGCGATTGTCGCGTTGGGTTTTCCCGTTCTGCTGGGGACCAGCCGCAAACAATTCATGGGAGCGCTGTGCCATGTGAACGCTCCGTCCGAACTGGTAACCGCCACCGCGGTGACCACGGCTTTGGGCGTCATGGCGGGCGTGCGCGTGTTTCGAGTGCACGACGTCAAGGAAAACAGGCAGGCGGCCGATGTCGCCTGGGCCATCAAGCAGAGCCGATAG
- the radA gene encoding DNA repair protein RadA, which yields MSKKDKSAFVCTECGADYPRWSGQCTSCGAWNSLKEVRLNSSGSGRGRPPAGYAGTLSEVKLLSEVSLVNEERLSTGLSEFDRVLGGGIVRGSVVLIGGAPGAGKSTILLQVIANIASRGLRVLYVSGEESLQQIAERARRLRLLTDNIMMLAETSVQRICEVLDEVKPQVVIIDSIQVVYTPETESAPGSVSQVRESASHLTQYAKRNHVALFMVGHVTKDQSLAGPMTLSHIVDTQIILGSTDDARFRVLRADKNRFGSVGELGFFAMDSTGLKEVKNPSAMFLNRPETPSSGSVVTVLWEGTRPLLVEIQALVTECQYGNPRRLAVGFDQNRLAMLLAVLSRHGGIFTASDEIYANVVGGIKITETSSDLAIVVGIVSSLKNRIIAHDTFFFGEIGLSGEIRPVANGYARLNDAAKHGFKKAVIPKANAPKKSIEGLRIHAVATLSEALNVLSEL from the coding sequence GTGAGTAAAAAAGATAAATCTGCATTCGTCTGTACCGAGTGCGGCGCCGATTATCCTCGCTGGAGCGGACAATGCACCAGTTGCGGCGCCTGGAATAGCTTGAAGGAAGTCAGACTAAATTCGTCAGGTTCCGGTCGAGGCAGGCCTCCGGCAGGTTATGCGGGCACTCTATCCGAAGTTAAATTATTATCCGAAGTTTCCCTCGTTAATGAAGAAAGGCTGTCCACCGGCCTTTCCGAATTCGACCGGGTTCTCGGAGGCGGGATCGTCAGAGGCAGCGTCGTCCTGATCGGAGGTGCGCCGGGCGCAGGAAAAAGCACCATTCTGCTTCAGGTGATCGCCAACATCGCCAGCCGTGGCCTTCGTGTGCTTTACGTGTCCGGAGAAGAATCGTTGCAGCAAATTGCCGAACGAGCCCGCAGGCTGCGGTTATTAACGGACAATATCATGATGCTCGCGGAAACTTCGGTGCAAAGGATTTGTGAAGTGCTCGACGAAGTCAAGCCGCAGGTGGTCATTATCGATTCCATTCAGGTCGTTTATACGCCGGAAACGGAATCGGCGCCCGGCTCGGTTTCTCAGGTAAGAGAGTCGGCCAGTCATCTGACGCAATACGCGAAAAGAAATCACGTCGCCTTGTTCATGGTCGGCCACGTTACCAAGGATCAGTCTCTGGCCGGGCCCATGACCTTGAGTCATATCGTGGATACCCAGATTATTCTGGGGTCCACCGATGACGCGAGGTTCCGGGTGTTGAGGGCGGACAAGAACCGGTTCGGCAGTGTCGGCGAACTGGGTTTTTTCGCAATGGACAGCACCGGCCTGAAGGAGGTCAAAAACCCGTCCGCCATGTTTCTCAATAGGCCTGAAACGCCTTCTTCGGGCAGCGTGGTAACCGTACTATGGGAAGGAACGAGGCCGTTGCTCGTGGAAATCCAGGCGTTGGTGACCGAATGTCAGTACGGAAACCCGCGCCGGCTTGCGGTAGGGTTCGATCAAAACCGGCTGGCCATGCTGCTGGCCGTGTTATCCCGACACGGCGGGATTTTTACCGCCAGCGACGAAATTTATGCCAACGTCGTCGGCGGCATCAAAATAACCGAAACCAGTTCCGATTTGGCCATCGTCGTCGGCATCGTTTCCAGCCTGAAAAACCGGATCATCGCTCACGATACCTTTTTTTTCGGCGAAATCGGCTTGAGCGGCGAGATCAGGCCGGTGGCCAACGGTTATGCAAGATTGAACGATGCCGCCAAACACGGCTTTAAAAAAGCCGTCATACCCAAAGCGAACGCGCCTAAAAAATCCATCGAAGGTTTACGGATCCATGCGGTTGCCACGCTTTCGGAAGCTTTGAATGTCCTGTCGGAGTTATAA
- a CDS encoding response regulator transcription factor codes for MLDSLETAPHVIEQQSIHFIIIDGKLFDSGSAALPLFSNYGLKSLIIGHKWPEDKQIEALAAGYWGYCEAEMAIQLLSKATTSILNGDTWINRNLVPKVIGMLINMNKMQPILPDQKKIEFKNNLKTLTLRELDVARMISTGENNKIIASALNISERTVKAHLTSIFQKLKVQDRLRLAILFKEYYE; via the coding sequence GTGCTGGATAGTCTTGAAACAGCACCCCATGTCATTGAGCAGCAATCCATTCACTTTATCATTATCGACGGCAAATTATTCGATTCCGGTAGCGCTGCTCTCCCTTTGTTCAGTAATTACGGTTTGAAATCCCTCATCATCGGTCATAAGTGGCCCGAAGACAAACAAATAGAGGCCCTGGCCGCGGGATACTGGGGTTATTGCGAAGCGGAAATGGCAATTCAGTTACTTTCCAAAGCGACCACCAGTATTTTAAACGGCGATACCTGGATCAATCGAAATCTGGTTCCCAAAGTCATCGGCATGCTGATCAACATGAACAAAATGCAACCCATTCTGCCCGACCAGAAAAAAATCGAATTCAAAAATAATCTAAAAACGCTCACGTTGAGGGAACTGGACGTAGCCAGGATGATCTCCACCGGAGAAAACAATAAAATCATCGCCTCGGCATTGAACATTTCGGAGCGAACGGTTAAAGCCCATTTAACCTCCATTTTCCAGAAACTGAAGGTTCAGGACCGCTTGCGTCTGGCGATATTGTTCAAAGAGTACTACGAATAA